Proteins encoded by one window of Geothermobacter hydrogeniphilus:
- the thyX gene encoding FAD-dependent thymidylate synthase, producing the protein MRVQLLTHTPDPERACAAAARLCYSAADIDQLLAKEAEDQALLLKKILKLGHFSVLEHASFTFGIEGISRACSHQLVRHRIASFSQQSQRYVSSAENFPAVLPDSIAASPELRKVFETFMSEAGRVYARLLEAGVPAEDARFVLPNAVETKLVMTMNARELHHFFHLRCCRRAQWEIRAMAKEMLRLVRRAAPVIFAAAGPGCLQAACPEGSMTCGAIREVRDEYANL; encoded by the coding sequence ATGCGTGTACAGCTGCTGACCCATACTCCCGATCCGGAGCGCGCCTGCGCCGCCGCCGCCCGCCTTTGCTACTCGGCCGCCGATATCGACCAGTTGCTGGCCAAGGAGGCCGAGGATCAGGCTTTGCTGCTGAAAAAAATTCTCAAGCTCGGCCACTTTTCGGTGCTGGAACATGCCTCGTTCACGTTCGGTATCGAAGGCATCAGCCGGGCCTGTTCCCACCAACTGGTGCGGCATCGAATCGCCTCCTTTTCTCAACAGAGCCAGCGTTATGTGTCCAGCGCCGAGAATTTTCCGGCGGTGCTGCCCGACTCGATTGCCGCCAGCCCCGAGTTGCGTAAAGTTTTCGAAACCTTCATGTCCGAGGCCGGACGAGTCTATGCCCGCCTGCTTGAGGCCGGAGTGCCGGCCGAGGACGCGCGTTTCGTGCTGCCCAATGCCGTTGAAACCAAACTGGTGATGACCATGAACGCGCGCGAACTGCATCACTTTTTTCATTTGCGCTGCTGTCGGCGGGCGCAGTGGGAGATTCGCGCCATGGCCAAAGAGATGCTGCGCCTCGTCCGGCGGGCTGCCCCGGTGATCTTTGCCGCGGCGGGTCCAGGTTGTCTGCAGGCCGCCTGTCCGGAGGGATCGATGACCTGCGGCGCCATCAGGGAGGTGCGGGATGAATACGCCAACCTCTGA
- the rho gene encoding transcription termination factor Rho, producing the protein MNLKELKEKKIGDLSAIAKDLKIEGASGMRKQDLIFAILNSTAQKNGAIYGEGVLEILPDGFGFLRAPDANYLPGPDDIYVSPSQIRRFNLKTGDTVSGQIRPPKEGERYFALLKVAEVNFEDPKVARDKTLFDNLTPLYPERRLILETTADNMPARVIDLVTPIGMGQRGLIVAPPRTGKTMLLQNMANSITTNHPDTYLIVLLIDERPEEVTDMQRSVNGEVISSTFDEPATRHVQVAEMVIEKARRLVEHKRDVVILLDSITRLARAYNTVQPPSGKILSGGVDSNALHKPKRFFGAARNIEEGGSLTIIATALVDTGSKMDEVIFEEFKGTGNMELHLDRRLMDKRTFPCIDINKSGTRREELLVEEGALQRIWLLRKVLSSMNVVDSMDFLLDKLGEAESNQEFLDNMGK; encoded by the coding sequence ATGAATCTGAAAGAGCTGAAAGAGAAAAAGATTGGTGATCTCTCCGCGATCGCCAAGGACCTGAAGATCGAAGGGGCCTCGGGGATGCGCAAGCAGGACCTGATCTTTGCCATCCTCAACTCGACCGCCCAGAAGAATGGTGCCATCTATGGTGAGGGAGTGCTTGAAATCCTGCCCGATGGATTCGGTTTTCTGCGTGCTCCCGATGCCAACTACCTGCCGGGGCCGGATGATATTTACGTTTCGCCGTCGCAGATCCGCCGTTTCAACCTGAAGACTGGTGATACGGTGTCGGGTCAGATCCGGCCGCCCAAGGAAGGGGAACGTTATTTTGCCCTGCTCAAGGTTGCCGAGGTCAACTTCGAGGATCCCAAGGTTGCCCGCGACAAGACTCTGTTCGACAACCTGACGCCGCTTTATCCGGAGCGCCGACTGATTCTGGAAACCACCGCTGACAACATGCCGGCGCGGGTGATCGACCTGGTGACACCGATCGGCATGGGCCAGCGGGGCCTGATCGTCGCGCCGCCGCGTACCGGCAAGACCATGTTGCTGCAGAATATGGCCAATTCGATCACCACCAACCATCCCGATACCTACCTGATCGTGCTGCTGATTGATGAACGTCCGGAAGAGGTGACCGACATGCAGCGCAGCGTCAACGGCGAGGTCATTTCCTCGACCTTCGACGAACCGGCCACCCGCCACGTCCAGGTCGCCGAGATGGTCATCGAGAAGGCGCGCCGCCTGGTTGAGCACAAGCGCGACGTGGTCATCCTGCTCGACTCCATCACCCGCCTGGCGCGGGCTTACAATACCGTTCAGCCACCGTCCGGAAAGATCCTCTCCGGCGGGGTCGATTCCAATGCCCTGCATAAGCCGAAACGCTTCTTCGGCGCTGCGCGCAATATCGAGGAGGGCGGTAGCCTGACCATCATCGCCACCGCCCTGGTTGATACCGGCAGCAAGATGGACGAGGTCATCTTCGAGGAGTTCAAGGGCACCGGCAACATGGAGCTGCATCTCGATCGCCGGCTGATGGACAAGCGGACCTTTCCCTGCATCGACATCAACAAGTCGGGCACCCGCCGCGAGGAGCTGCTGGTCGAGGAGGGCGCCCTGCAGCGCATCTGGTTGTTGCGCAAGGTGCTGTCGAGCATGAACGTGGTCGACAGCATGGACTTCCTGCTCGACAAGCTGGGCGAGGCGGAGAGCAACCAGGAATTTCTTGACAATATGGGCAAGTAG
- the rpmE gene encoding 50S ribosomal protein L31, producing the protein MKEGIHPKYEAVTVKCHCGNTFETRSTKGSDITTEICSACHPFFTGKQKLIDTAGRIERFRKKYGQNK; encoded by the coding sequence ATGAAAGAAGGCATTCATCCCAAGTACGAGGCGGTGACCGTCAAGTGTCACTGCGGCAACACTTTTGAAACCCGGTCGACCAAGGGCAGCGATATCACCACGGAAATCTGCTCGGCCTGCCACCCGTTCTTTACCGGCAAGCAGAAACTGATCGATACCGCGGGGCGGATCGAAAGGTTCCGAAAAAAATACGGCCAGAACAAGTAA